ACGTGACGGTCGGGGCCGCCCGCGGCGTCTCCGCCGCCCTGGACGCCCGCACCGGCCACGGCCGGGTCGACAACGCCCTCAAGAACGACGGCAGCACCGAACTCGACATCCACGCCACCACCGGCCAGGGCGACATCACCGCCCGCAGCCTCTAGAGGAGCCCCCACCGTGACGAACCTGGCCATCGCAGCGAACGGGCTGCGCAAGTCCTACGGCGACAAGGTCGTGCTCGACGGCATCGACCTGGCCGTCCCCGCCGGCACGATCTTCTCCCTGCTCGGCCCGAACGGCGCCGGCAAGACCACCGTGGTGAAGATCCTCTCCACCCTCGTCTCCGCCGGGCCGGGCACCGGCGACATCCGCATCGACGGCCACGACCTGGCCGCCGACCCGCAGGCGGTGCGCGCCGCGATCGGCGTCACCGGCCAGTTCTCCGCCGTCGACGGCCTGATCACCGGCGAGGAGAACATGCTCCTCATGGCGGACCTGCACCACCTCTCCCGCAGCGAGGGGCGGCGCACCGCCGCCGCCCTGCTGGAGCGCTTCGACCTGGTGGAGGCCGCGCGGCAGCCCGCCTCCACCTACTCAGGCGGCATGAAGCGCCGCCTGGACATCGCCATGACGCTGGTCGGCAGTCCGCGGGTGATCTTCCTCGACGAGCCGACCACCGGCCTCGACCCGCGCTCCCGGCACACCATGTGGCAGATCATCCGCGAGCTCGTCTCCGACGGCGTGACCGTCTTCCTCACCACCCAGTACCTGGAGGAGGCCGACGAACTCGCCGACCGGATCGCCGTGCTCCACGACGGCAGGATCGCCGCCCAGGGCACCGCCCAGGAGCTGAAGCGGCTCGTCCCCGGCGGTCACGTGCGCCTTCGCTTCGCCGACCCGGCCGCGCACCGGGACGCCGCCCTCGCCCTGCCCGGAGTCGGCCGGGACGACGAGGCCCTGACGCTGCAGATCCCCAGCGACGGCAGCCAGCGCGATCTGCGCTCCGTCCTCGACCGGCTCGACGCGGCCGGCATCGAGGCGGACGAGCTGACCGTCCACACCCCCGACCTCGACGACGTGTTCTTCGCCCTGACCGGCGGCACCGCCATCCCCCACCAGCCCAGGAAGGCCGTCCGATGAGCGCCCTCTCCCTCGCCGTCCGCGACTCGTCCACGATGCTGCGCCGCAATCTCCTGCACGCGCGGCGCTATCCGTCCCTCACCCTGAACCTGCTGCTCACGCCGATCATGCTGCTGCTGCTCTTCGTCTACATCTTCGGCGACACGATGAGCGCGGGCATCGGCGGCGGCACTCCGGACCGCGCCGCCTACATCGCGTACGTCGTCCCGGGCCTGCTGCTGATGACCATCGGCAGCACCGTGGTCGGGACGGCGGTGTCCGTCTCCAACGACATGACCGAGGGCATCATCGCCCGCTTCCGCACGATGGCGATCCACCGCCCCTCGGTGCTCGTCGGGCACGTCGTCGGCAGCGTGCTGCAGTCGGTCATGAGCGTCGTCCTGGTGGGCGCCGTCGCCGTGGCCATCGGCTTCCGCTCCACCGGCGCGACCGCCCTGGAGTGGCTGGCGGCGTTCGGGCTGCTCGTGCTCTTCGCCCTGGCGTTCACCTGGATCGCCGTCGGCATGGGCCTGGTCAGCCCCAACGCCGAGGCCGCGAGCAACAACGCGATGCCGCTGATCCTGCTGCCGCTGCTCTCCAGCGCCTTCACCCCCGTCCACTCGATGCCCGGGTGGTTCCAGCCGGTCGCCGAGTACCAGCCGTTCACGCCCGCCATCGAGACCCTGCGCGGCCTGCTGCTCGGCAGCGGGATCGGCCACAACGGGTGGCTCGCCGTCGCCTGGTGCGTCGGCCTCACGGTGCTCGGCTACTTCTGGTCGACCTCGACGTTCGACCGCGACCCGAAGTAGCGGCCATGAGCCGAGCACCTCGTCCCGCCCCGGGGCGGCGTCCACCGACACCCGTCGGTGCACGCCGCCCCGCCGGCGTTCCGGGCTCCCGCGCGCGTCAGGCGATCCGGTCGAGGACGATCGGGTTCGGGGTGAACGCGGTGCCCTCGGGGGCGACGGTGATGCCGCCCGCCAGCGCCTCGATCGCGTAGTCGTAACGCTCGGGGGTGTCGGTGTGCAGGGTCAGCAGCGGCTGGCCGGCCACCACCGTGTCGCCCGGCTTGGCGTGCATCTCGACGCCGGCGCCGGCCTGCACCGGGTCCTCCTTGCGGGCCCGGCCGGCACCGAGGCGCCAGGCGCAGACGCCGACGGCGTACGCGTCGAGGCCGGTGAGCACGCCGGAGGCCGGGGCGGTGACGACGTGCTGCTCGCGGGCGACGGGCAGCGGCGCGTCCACGTCGCCGCCCTGGGCGGCGATCATGCGGCGCCAGTGGTCCATCGCGGAACCGTCGCGCAGCGCGTCGGCCGGGTCCTTGCCCTGCACGCCCGCGGCGTCGAGCATCTCGCGGGCCAGCGCGAGGGTCAGCTCGACGACGTCGGCGGGGCCGCCGCCGGCGAGCACCTCGATCGACTCGCGGACCTCCAGCGCGTTGCCGGCGGTGAGGCCGAGCGGGGTGGACATGTCGGTGAGCAGGGCGACGGTGTTGACGCCGGCCGCCTTGCCGAGGCCGACCATCGTCCGGGCCAGCTCCTGGGCGTCGGCGAGGTTCTTCATGAAGGCGCCGGAGCCGACCTTCACGTCCAGCACGAGCGCGCCGGTACCCTCGGCGATCTTCTTGGACATGATCGAGGAGGCGATCAGCGGGATCGCCTCGACGGTGCCGGTGACGTCGCGCAGCGCGTACAACTTCTTGTCGGCGGGGGCGAGGCCGTCGCCGGCGGCGCAGATGACCGCGCCGGTGTCGCGCAGGGTCTGCATCATCTCCTCGTTGGAGATCAGCGCACGCCAGCCGGGGATGGACTCCAGCTTGTCCAGGGTGCCGCCGGTGTGGCCGAGGCCGCGGCCGGAGAGCTGCGGGACGGCGGCGCCGCAGGCGGCGACCAGCGGGGCGAGCGGCAGGGTGATCTTGTCGCCGACGCCGCCGGTGGAGTGCTTGTCGGAGGTGGGCACGCCCAGCGCGGAGAAGTCCATCCGGACGCCGGAGCGGATCATCGCGTCCGTCCAGCGGCTGATCTCGCGCAGGTTCATGCCGTTGAGCAGGATCGCCATCGCCAGCGCGGACATCTGCTCGTCGGCGACCTCGCCCCGGGTGTAGGCGTCGATCACCCAGTCGATCTGACCGTCGGTCAGCTCTCCGCGGTCACGCTTGGTCCTGATGACGGAGGGGGCGTCCATGGGATCTCCAAGAGGTGCTCTGGTGCTTCGGGGGCAGGAAAGCGAAGAGTGCCGCGGCAGGCCCCGCCCGGGGCCCTCCGCGACACTCTACGCGCGTAACAAGAGGAGCTGCTAGAGACGCTCCGGCCCGAAGGCATCGGGCAGGACCTCGTCCATGGTCTTCACCCCGGAGGGCAGGTCGACCAGCAGCTCGGGCCCGCCGTGCTCGTACAGCAGCTGGCGGCAGCGGCCGCACGGCATCAGCAGCGCGCCCGCGCCGTCCACACAGGTGAACGCGGTGAGCCGGCCGCCGCCGGTGGCGTACAGCGCGGAGACCAGGCCGCACTCGGCACACAGACCGAGCCCGTACGAGGCGTTCTCCACGTTGCAGCCGCTGACCACCCGGCCGTCGTCGACCAGGGCCGCCGCACCGACCGGGTACTTGCTGTACGGCGCGTACGCGCGGGACATCGCCTCGCGGGCCGCGGACCGCAGGGCCTCCCAGTCCGGTGCCGGCGCCGGAGCCGTCGTCACTTGCCCTGGCCCTTGCGGTAGATCTGGCCGTCCGCCTTCGGCGGCCGCAGGCGCTGCGACGCCAGGGCGAGCACCACGAGGGTGATCACGTACGGCGTGGCGACGATGAGCGGGCGCTCCACCGCGTCGGTGGTGGCGTACCAGAGGCCGAGCAGGCCGCCGACCACCAGGCTGATGACCGCGGTGGTGTACTTGCGGCGGTAGCCGTGCCACATGGCCAGCAGGCCCATGATCACCGCGACGGTGAGCAGCAGCACGTGCACCGAGTCGGCGTCCCGCAGCTGGAGGCTGTCGGTGAAGCCGAACAGGCCGGAGCCGACCGCCAGGCCGCCGGGCATCCAGTTGCCGAAGATCATCGCGGCGAGGCCGATGAAGCCGCGTCCCTGGGTCTGGCCGTCCTTGTAGAAGTGCGCCGCGACCAGCGACAGGTACGCGCCGCCGAGGCCGGCGAACGCGCCCGAGGCGATGACCGCGATGTACTTGTACTTGTAGACGTTGACGCCCAGCGACTCGGCGGCCGTCGGGTTCTCGCCGCAGGAGCGCAGCCGCAGGCCGAAGACCGTCCGCCAGAGCAGGAAGTAGCTGGCCACGATCAGCACCGCGGCGAGCACGATGACCACCGACAGGTTGGTGACCACGCCGCCGACGATGCCCGCCAGGTCGGAGACCAGGAACCAGTGGTGCTTCTCGACGCTCGCCAGCCACGGTGACAGGCCCGGCACGGTGATCAGCGGCAGCGAGTCGGCCGGCGGCGACTGGTTGGCACCGGCGCCGTCCGCCACGTAGTCCTTGTAGTAGATCTTGTTGACGTACGCGCAGATGCCCGGGATCAGCAGGTTGACACCGACACCGGAGACGATGTGGTCGACGCCGAAGGTCACGGTCACCAGGGCGTGCAGCAGGCCGCCGAGGGCGCCGCCCGCCATGCCGGCCACCAGGCCGAACCACGGGTTGACCAGGAAGCCGCCCCAGGCGCCGCAGAAGGTGCCGGCGACCATCATGCCTTCGAGGCCGATGTTGACCACGCCGGACCGCTCGGCCCAGAGGCCGCCGAGACCGGCCATCGCGATCGGGACGGCGGAGCCGAGGGCCGCGGCGATCTGGCCCGAGGAGGTCAGACCGTGGTTGCCGGTGCCCGCGCCGACCGCGGAGAACAGCACCAGGGCGCCCGCGATCAGCAGGAGCAGGACGGGCAGCGAGATCCTGCCCTTCTTGGCCGGCGACGCCGGCGTCTTCGGCTTGGCGGTGACAGCGGTGCTCATGCCGAGACCTCCTTCTTGGCGGCCGCGGCGGCCTGGGCGGCGAGTTCGGCGCCGACCTTCTGCTGCTGGCGCTTGAGGCCGTAGCGGCGGACCAGCTCGTAGGCGACGACGACGCAGATGACGATGGTGCCCTGCATGACCTGGACGATCTCCTGCGGGAAGTCGCCCTGGAGCGGCAGCTGGGTGCCGGCGACGTCCAGGAAGGCGAACAGCAGCGCCGAGAAGGCGATGCCGATCGGCGTGTTCCGGCCGAGCAGGGCGACCGAGATGCCGATGAAGCCGAGACCGGGCTGGATGTTCTGGCCGAAGTAGTACGAGCTCTGGGTGAGCTCGGGCAGGCCGATCAGACCGGCGATGGCGCCGGAGACCACCATGGTGGTGATCACCATCTTCTTGACGTTCACGCCGGAGGCGGTGGCGGCGGTCTCCGAGCGGCCGGAGGCGCGCAGGTCGAAGCCGAACCGGGTGCGGCTCAGGGTGAACTGGAAGAGCACGCCGACCAGGACGGCGACGAAGATGAAGCCCCAGAGCGTGCCGCCGGCCGTCTCGATCGAGAAGAAGTGGCTGGACTGCGAGATGGGGTCGGTCTGGATGCTGTTGCTGGTGCCGCTCTTCTCCGGGGCGAACCGGCCCGGGATGAGCAGCAGGCCGACCACCGCGGTGGCGATGGCGTTCAGCATGATGGTCGAGATGACCTCGCTGACGCCGCGGTAGACCTTGAGCAGACCGGCGATCGACGCCCAGAGGCCGCCGACCAGCATCGCGGTGACGAGCAGCAGCGGGATCTGGAGGACCGCCGGGAGGTCGACCTGGCTGCCGACGTACGCCGCGAACAGCACGCCGAGCTTGTACTGGCCGTCGACGCCGATGTTGAACAGGTTCATCCGGAAGCCGAAGGCGGCGGCCGCGGCGGCCAGGTAGTACACGGTGGCCCGGTTGAGGGTCAGCACCTGGCCGTCGGAGGCCGTCCCGTACGTGAACATCACGCGGAAGGCCTCGAACGGGTTCTTGCCCGAGACGGCCAGCAGCACGGAGCAGATCACCACGGACAGCAGGACGGCCAGCACCGGCGCGGCCAGCGCCAGCAGGATCCGCTCGGGGTCGAAGCGCTTGGCGCGCTTCGCCGGGGTGGATGTGGAACTCGTCATGGGTTACTCCCCGCCTGCGTGTCGTCGTCGGCGGACTCGGCCGGTTCGGCGGGCCCGTCGGACGCGGCGGTCTCGTCGGTGTCGGCGGTACCGGGGGCCTCGGTGGCGGCGTCGGCCTCGGCGGACTCGGTCCCCTCGGCGGCGACCGCCCGCTCCTCGGCGACGGCCTCGGGCTCGGACTCGATGTGGCCGGCAGCCGCACCGGTCATGGCGGTGCCGAGGTCCTCGGCGGTGACGGTGGCCGGGTCGGCGTCGGCCACCAGGCGGCCGCGGTAGATCACCCGGATGGTGTCCGAGAGGCCGATCAGCTCGTCCAGGTCGGCCGAGATCAGCAGGACGGCCAGGCCCTCGCGCTGGGCGGAGCGGATCTGCTCCCAGATCTGCGCCTGGGCACCGACGTCCACGCCCCGGGTGGGGTGCGCCGCGATCAGCAGCTTGGGCCGGTGGCTCATCTCGCGGCCGATGATCAGCTTCTGCTGGTTGCCGCCGGAGAGCGAGGCCGCGGTGACCTCGATGCCGGGGGTGCGGACGTCGTACTCCTCGACGATCCGCTCGGTGTCCTTGCGGGCGCCGGCCGGGTCGAGCAGGAAGCCCTTGGAGTTCGGTGCCTCGCTGACGTGGCCGAGGATCCGGTTCTCCCAGAGCGGCGCCTCCAGCAGCAGGCCGTGCCGGTGCCGGTCCTCGGGGATGTAGCCGATGCCGGCCTCGCGGCGGGCCCGGGTGGCGACGGCGGTGAGGTCCCGGCCGTCCAGGGTCACGGAGCCGGCGTCCAGCGGCAGCATGCCCATGATGGCCTCGACGAGCTCGGCCTGGCCGTTGCCCTCGACGCCGGCGATGCCGAGGATCTCGCCCTTGCGGATCCGCAGCGAGATGTCGTCCAGGACGACGCGCTCGATGCCCTCGGCGTCGGGCTTGGCGATCCGCAGGCCGTCGGCGCGGAGCATCTCCGTCTCGGTGACGGTGGACTCGCGGCTCTCCGGGGAGGGCAGCTCGGCGCCGACCATCATCTCGGCGAGCTGGCGGGCGGTGACGCTCTTCGGGTCGGCGTCGCCGACCGTGGTGCCGCGGCGGATGACGCTGATCGCGTCGGCGACGGCGAGCACCTCGTGCAGCTTGTGCGAGATGAAGATGACAGTGACGCCCTCGGACTTCAGCTCCCGCAGGTTGGCGAAGAGCGCGTCCACCTCCTGGGGCACCAGGACGGCGGTGGGCTCGTCCAGGATCAGGATCCGCGCACCGCGGTAGAGCACCTTGAGGATCTCGACGCGCTGGCGGTCGGCGACGCCCAGGTCCTCGACCAGCACGTCGGGCCGCACGCCCAGGCCGTACTGGTCGGAGATCTCCTTGATCTTGGCCCGCGCCTTGCCCCCTATCCCGTGGAGCTTCTCGCCGCCGAGGACGACGTTCTCCCAGACCGTGAGGTTGTCGGCCAGCATGAAGTGCTGGTGGACCATGCCGATGCCGCGGGCGATGGCGTCGGCCGGGGTGTTGAACTCGGCCTGCTCCCCGTCGATGGCGATGGTGCCCTCGTCCGGCTTCTGCATGCCGTAGAGGATCTTCATCAGGGTGGACTTGCCGGCGCCGTTCTCGCCCATGAGGGCGTGCACGGTGCCGCGTCGCACGGTGATGTCGATGTCGTGGTTGGCCACCACGCCGGGGAAGCGCTTGGTGATTCCGCGCAGTTCGACGGCCGGTGTCGCCGTCCCCGCGCTGGGGGTGCCGCCCGTGTGGAGGGCGGGATCGGAACCGGTGATGGCGATCTCCTGTGGTCGTCGTGCGCGCCGTTGCGCCGGAGTGCCGGGATCGGGCTCGTGCCGCGATCGGGAGGGGTGAACAGGAGGGGCCCGGTGGGGCGCGTCTTTGCGCGCCCCGCCGGGCCCCTCCGATGTCGGTCGTGAAGCCCTGCTCACCGCCCGGCAGGTGGGCGGTGCTCAGTGTCGCAGGATCAGCCCTGCGGGGCGGTCGGGACCTTGGTGGCGCCGGAGGTGATGGCCGTGGTGGCCTGGTCGATCTTCGGCTGGATGTCCTTCAGGAAGCCGCCGCTGGTGGCGAGCTGGACACCGCCCGACTTGA
The Kitasatospora paranensis genome window above contains:
- a CDS encoding ATP-binding cassette domain-containing protein, with product MTNLAIAANGLRKSYGDKVVLDGIDLAVPAGTIFSLLGPNGAGKTTVVKILSTLVSAGPGTGDIRIDGHDLAADPQAVRAAIGVTGQFSAVDGLITGEENMLLMADLHHLSRSEGRRTAAALLERFDLVEAARQPASTYSGGMKRRLDIAMTLVGSPRVIFLDEPTTGLDPRSRHTMWQIIRELVSDGVTVFLTTQYLEEADELADRIAVLHDGRIAAQGTAQELKRLVPGGHVRLRFADPAAHRDAALALPGVGRDDEALTLQIPSDGSQRDLRSVLDRLDAAGIEADELTVHTPDLDDVFFALTGGTAIPHQPRKAVR
- a CDS encoding ABC transporter permease; this translates as MSALSLAVRDSSTMLRRNLLHARRYPSLTLNLLLTPIMLLLLFVYIFGDTMSAGIGGGTPDRAAYIAYVVPGLLLMTIGSTVVGTAVSVSNDMTEGIIARFRTMAIHRPSVLVGHVVGSVLQSVMSVVLVGAVAVAIGFRSTGATALEWLAAFGLLVLFALAFTWIAVGMGLVSPNAEAASNNAMPLILLPLLSSAFTPVHSMPGWFQPVAEYQPFTPAIETLRGLLLGSGIGHNGWLAVAWCVGLTVLGYFWSTSTFDRDPK
- a CDS encoding thymidine phosphorylase, with protein sequence MDAPSVIRTKRDRGELTDGQIDWVIDAYTRGEVADEQMSALAMAILLNGMNLREISRWTDAMIRSGVRMDFSALGVPTSDKHSTGGVGDKITLPLAPLVAACGAAVPQLSGRGLGHTGGTLDKLESIPGWRALISNEEMMQTLRDTGAVICAAGDGLAPADKKLYALRDVTGTVEAIPLIASSIMSKKIAEGTGALVLDVKVGSGAFMKNLADAQELARTMVGLGKAAGVNTVALLTDMSTPLGLTAGNALEVRESIEVLAGGGPADVVELTLALAREMLDAAGVQGKDPADALRDGSAMDHWRRMIAAQGGDVDAPLPVAREQHVVTAPASGVLTGLDAYAVGVCAWRLGAGRARKEDPVQAGAGVEMHAKPGDTVVAGQPLLTLHTDTPERYDYAIEALAGGITVAPEGTAFTPNPIVLDRIA
- a CDS encoding cytidine deaminase; translated protein: MTTAPAPAPDWEALRSAAREAMSRAYAPYSKYPVGAAALVDDGRVVSGCNVENASYGLGLCAECGLVSALYATGGGRLTAFTCVDGAGALLMPCGRCRQLLYEHGGPELLVDLPSGVKTMDEVLPDAFGPERL
- a CDS encoding ABC transporter permease, giving the protein MSTAVTAKPKTPASPAKKGRISLPVLLLLIAGALVLFSAVGAGTGNHGLTSSGQIAAALGSAVPIAMAGLGGLWAERSGVVNIGLEGMMVAGTFCGAWGGFLVNPWFGLVAGMAGGALGGLLHALVTVTFGVDHIVSGVGVNLLIPGICAYVNKIYYKDYVADGAGANQSPPADSLPLITVPGLSPWLASVEKHHWFLVSDLAGIVGGVVTNLSVVIVLAAVLIVASYFLLWRTVFGLRLRSCGENPTAAESLGVNVYKYKYIAVIASGAFAGLGGAYLSLVAAHFYKDGQTQGRGFIGLAAMIFGNWMPGGLAVGSGLFGFTDSLQLRDADSVHVLLLTVAVIMGLLAMWHGYRRKYTTAVISLVVGGLLGLWYATTDAVERPLIVATPYVITLVVLALASQRLRPPKADGQIYRKGQGK
- a CDS encoding ABC transporter permease produces the protein MTSSTSTPAKRAKRFDPERILLALAAPVLAVLLSVVICSVLLAVSGKNPFEAFRVMFTYGTASDGQVLTLNRATVYYLAAAAAAFGFRMNLFNIGVDGQYKLGVLFAAYVGSQVDLPAVLQIPLLLVTAMLVGGLWASIAGLLKVYRGVSEVISTIMLNAIATAVVGLLLIPGRFAPEKSGTSNSIQTDPISQSSHFFSIETAGGTLWGFIFVAVLVGVLFQFTLSRTRFGFDLRASGRSETAATASGVNVKKMVITTMVVSGAIAGLIGLPELTQSSYYFGQNIQPGLGFIGISVALLGRNTPIGIAFSALLFAFLDVAGTQLPLQGDFPQEIVQVMQGTIVICVVVAYELVRRYGLKRQQQKVGAELAAQAAAAAKKEVSA
- a CDS encoding ABC transporter ATP-binding protein, which translates into the protein MVANHDIDITVRRGTVHALMGENGAGKSTLMKILYGMQKPDEGTIAIDGEQAEFNTPADAIARGIGMVHQHFMLADNLTVWENVVLGGEKLHGIGGKARAKIKEISDQYGLGVRPDVLVEDLGVADRQRVEILKVLYRGARILILDEPTAVLVPQEVDALFANLRELKSEGVTVIFISHKLHEVLAVADAISVIRRGTTVGDADPKSVTARQLAEMMVGAELPSPESRESTVTETEMLRADGLRIAKPDAEGIERVVLDDISLRIRKGEILGIAGVEGNGQAELVEAIMGMLPLDAGSVTLDGRDLTAVATRARREAGIGYIPEDRHRHGLLLEAPLWENRILGHVSEAPNSKGFLLDPAGARKDTERIVEEYDVRTPGIEVTAASLSGGNQQKLIIGREMSHRPKLLIAAHPTRGVDVGAQAQIWEQIRSAQREGLAVLLISADLDELIGLSDTIRVIYRGRLVADADPATVTAEDLGTAMTGAAAGHIESEPEAVAEERAVAAEGTESAEADAATEAPGTADTDETAASDGPAEPAESADDDTQAGSNP